In a single window of the Cervus elaphus chromosome 1, mCerEla1.1, whole genome shotgun sequence genome:
- the LOC122692372 gene encoding apolipoprotein A-I-like, protein MSKDLEEVKQKVQPYLDEFQKKWHEEVEIYRQKVAPLGEEIREGARQKLQELQDKLSPLAQEIRDRARAHVETLRQQLAPYSDDLRQRLTARLEALKEGGGSLAEYHAKASEQLKALGEKAKPALEDLREEGSNTKEIEKQAK, encoded by the coding sequence ATGAGCAAGGACCTGGAGGAGGTGAAGCAGAAGGTTCAGCCCTACCTGGACGAGTTCCAGAAGAAGTGGCACGAGGAGGTGGAGATCTACCGCCAGAAGGTGGCGCCGCTGGGCGAGGAGATCCGCGAGGGCGCGCGCcagaagctgcaggagctgcaggacaAGCTGAGCCCGCTGGCCCAGGAGATCCGCGACCGCGCGCGCGCCCACGTGGAGACGCTGCGGCAGCAGCTGGCGCCCTACAGCGACGACCTGCGCCAGCGGCTGACCGCGCGCCTGGAGGCGCTGAAGGAGGGCGGCGGCAGCCTGGCCGAGTACCACGCCAAGGCCAGCGAGCAGCTGAAGGCGCTGGGCGAGAAGGCCAAGCCGGCGCTGGAGGACCTCCGTGAGGAAGGTTCAAACACGAAGGAAATAGAGAAGCAGGCAAAGTGA
- the APOA1 gene encoding apolipoprotein A-I, with product MKAVVLTLAVLFLTGSQARHFWQHDDPQSSWDRVKDFATVYVEAIKDSGREYVAQFEASALGKQLNLKLLDNWDSLASTLTKVREQLGPVTQEFWDNLEKETASLRQEMSKDLEEVKQKVQPYLDEFQKKWHEEVEIYRQKVAPLGEEFREGARQKLQELQDKLSPLAQEIRDRARAHVETLRQQLAPYSDDLRQRLTARLEALKEGGGSLAEYHAKASEQLKALGEKAKPALEDLRQGLLPVLESLKVSILAAIDEASKKLNAQ from the exons ATGAAAGCCGTGGTGCTGACCTTGGCTGTGCTCTTCCTCACGG gGAGCCAGGCTCGGCATTTCTGGCAGCATGATGACCCCCAGTCATCCTGGGATCGGGTGAAGGATTTTGCCACCGTGTATGTGGAAGCAATCAAGGATAGTGGCAGAGAATATGTGGCCCAATTTGAAGCCTCCGCTTTGGGAAAACAGCTCAA CCTGAAACTCCTGGACAACTGGGACAGCCTGGCCAGCACGTTGACCAAAGTGCGTGAACAGCTGGGCCCGGTGACCCAGGAGTTCTGGGACAACCTGGAGAAGGAGACCGCGTCGCTGAGGCAGGAGATGAGCAAGGACCTGGAGGAGGTGAAGCAGAAGGTTCAGCCCTACCTGGACGAGTTCCAGAAGAAGTGGCACGAGGAGGTGGAGATCTACCGCCAGAAGGTGGCGCCGCTGGGCGAGGAGTTTCGCGAGGGCGCGCGCcagaagctgcaggagctgcaggacaAGCTAAGCCCGCTGGCCCAGGAGATCCGCGACCGCGCGCGCGCCCACGTGGAGACGCTGCGGCAGCAGCTGGCGCCCTACAGCGACGACCTGCGCCAGCGGCTGACCGCGCGCCTGGAGGCGCTGAAGGAGGGCGGCGGCAGCCTGGCCGAGTACCACGCCAAGGCCAGCGAGCAGCTGAAGGCGCTGGGCGAGAAGGCCAAGCCGGCGCTGGAGGACCTCCGCCAGGGCTTGCTGCCCGTGCTGGAGAGCCTTAAGGTCAGCATCCTGGCCGCCATCGACGAGGCCTCCAAGAAGCTGAACGCCCAGTGA